The nucleotide window GATTACGGAAGAAAACCTATTGTTTTGAGGCGAAGCCATGTTATCTGGAGAATTTCATCCagagtctatttttttccatagacCTTAAAGATCGCCAGGGATCCTCACTGGTAGTTGGTGGAGATGGGAGGTATTTTAATAAATCGGCGATAGAAACAATAGTGCAGATGGCGGCCGCTAATGGGGTTGGTATATGATAAGTATTGTTATGTTTCTGGCTCTCCACAtatgtttctttcttcattttgcagaaaTATACAAGAGTACACAGATTTGTATGTTATATACACTTCAGTTCTACTAATATCCAGTTAGTGTTTCATTGTGACTTCAGAGAATGTGTTTTGTAATATTACTCCTGAAATTACATTAGTCACATTGGGATATGGGAATGTAAGTTCGGCTCTTTGTTGTACTCTGTGCCTCTTGCTTGAAAAAATACCTGTTGCCTTTTAGACATTTAAAGCACACCCCCAGCCTTAAGCTGTCTTATCTACATTCTAACTAGTCCCGAGGGGTACCCTATCCTATGTAAGAAAGCTCCACTGAGTAGTAGAGAGaggaggattttgttttctttcaatggCTTCCTTGTTGAAGTTCAGTCACTTgtcaaacaggaaaacaaaagccagGGCATGCTGTTGTTTGTGGATCCTGGTAGTCATGCAGAAATGCCAGGAGGGGATTGGAAAATGTTAGGTATAAGCCTACCAAGAGGACCTGTTACAGGGGAACCTGCTTATAATGACCTTGGACACAAAGAAGCCCTGTGTGCAGTGAATTTGTGCAGCAGGGTAGAGTTAATAACTCCTGTAAGACTATAATATAAGGAGGCTCTGCTAACAGCTCTGCATTGTGAAAAACTGCCTTGCCTGAATTAACCAAATCAGAAGGAATCTTGTGCCAGGAAGCATTGATCTTGATAATCTAACAATTTGCACAGTCCCACTGATTTGCTGTAAGGTGGGCATCAGGACATTGCTGTTTTTGCTCTGCAGATTCCTCTGTGggaccaaaaatatatttttagtgttttaggTTATACTTAGCAATAATTTGGAGCACACAGCCCCTCAGAactcataaattttaaaaatctgttgtatttccttTCTGGGAGTGATTCTGGTTCTGAGAACATAAAAATTTAGCATGGCAACCAAATATGTTAGGCATTCATCGTCAGTCTATTTCAATAATACGCCGAGCAGGTATGATTGCaaaacccaaattaaaaacaaaaacacaccaccaaatgaaatttaaaaatgattgtaGTTATAATGCAAAGTTTCCTTCATACCCACTTTCAGAATCTGAATGCCTCTCATGTAAAAATTGCTGACAAAGCActcaaatatgaaattattatgaagcatacacatttttaagataaaatgtgaCATGCTATAAATTTCACCTTTGAGGAGAGCTGCGGAGGGAACGGTATTAAGATGCTTTTAATCtttagagaaagaatgaaaggaacaTTATTTCTCCGCATATATCTAGATTGTTGAGTGGATCTGGTACACTGTCCCCTTTGCTGTGATATATTcggcttcatttcatttttgtgtggaGCTGAAGGATGTGGAAGAGGTGGTAGGAATGTGTAATTCAGGCAGACCCTATAGACTTGCTCAGATTTACGATCTGAAGGTTTGCTAAATAATGCATTTAAGTGATAATAATTGACTAAATATGGCAACTGCCTATTTGTTAGAGCTGTGGCAGCCCAAGcaatattttcaaatcttctCAAGggcattctttatttaaaatagtattgcATTTAAAGCACTCATGCAACTGAACTGGATTACTTAAAACATGAGTGGACCAGTAAAGCACTTTGATCTGATAAAACCTATCAAATCCTAGATAGTtcgatttcttctttttctaacataTCCTCATTTCTGACTATTTTAATGTCCCTTTGATTGTGGACAGAGCGTTAGGGGGAAAATGTAAAGGAAAGATAATGTATTGCCACAGATTTTGGTAGGAGTCAGTGTGCCTTCCTCACCTCTGTCGATACCCACTCCCCTCTTGGGGTGATTCTCGGAAGACTTTTCAGCCTTGTGAGCTAAAATGGaaatcatatcattttttttctctttattacacTTTCATTTTGTGCATTTATGGATTGTAAAATATAATTCGCCTTTGTTagaagtttccttttgtttttatttacatagaGCTGTCTGCATttacaagagattttttttttttttcatgatgctTCTGGGAGCTAAGAAGTATAggaaattttaatgtataaaataagacATTGGTGGGGCCCCATTTACAATACTGATATCTCATTTGGCTTCCAGAGCTTTAAACTTAGAGATATGTTTAGAAATAAGAATATGTGTATATGACTAGCAGGGCAAAGAAAAtggaacttgtttttgtttttgtttttgttttgtgaaacATAGGAAAACACCAGGCCCTATTTTAATTGCAAGGAAAATTAAGTTTGCTCCTGTTATGTTTGACTATCAAATGCTGGGCAAACAGCGAGGTATCCAGCCTGGCAGTGTGAGTTCTGTTATTCAGGGAGAGAGTagcaagaaggggaaggaagggcaggaaaagCTGTTTGATGGGGGACTTTCAGTATCGGGTAGACGGAGTGATCTCTAAGTTGGTAGACACTGGGAGCCAGGGaagattttttctgtttttaaaattttttattttttgtggtaaAGTATACATAACACAGAATTTAGTGtatcaaccatttttaagtgcacacttCAGTGGTATTAATTACACTCACAATATTCTGCAACCGTCACCATTATccttttccagaacttttttctcATCCCATCTGAAACACTATACCCACTAAACAATaacttcccatttcccctccctcagcccctggcaacctctgTTCTACTTTCTGCCTATGAGTTTGCCTCGTCTAAGTACCTCATGTAAATCGAATCATCCAATACTTGTCTTTATGTGTCTGGCCTATTTTACTTAGTatatagtgttttcaaggttcatccatattgtggcatgtatcagaatttcatttgtttttcaggctgaataatattccattatatgtatataccatattttgtatatgtatataccatcaTTTGTTGATGGGcctttggctattgtgattaattctgcaatgaacatgggtgtgcaagtTGTCTGTTTCAgtccttgctttcttttgtgtCAATAGCTAGAATTGGAATTTCTGGATTGTATTGTACAGGGAAGGTTTTTGAGTAGAGGCAGGACATAGTAAGAACTATGGTTTAAAACAGATGAACTGGGTGGTCCTGAGTTGGAAGGATGGATTCAGCCAGAGCAGAGTAAGGGAGGTacaggtgggagagagaaaggggggattGAGTCAGGAGCTGTTGCAATGCTCTAGACATTGTTAAAGGAAGGTGGGTAATATCTCCTCAGTATCAGGTTGAGGATTAATATTCCTGAGGGTGATTCACAGGAGAGGGTCTTCTCTGGAAGGAGAGACTTTGACCAGCTGTACCTCTTCTTGGGCTCAAGAGAAAGAAGGTATTGCAGacctcctttctgtctcttgaCTTTCCTACTCTTACCCCTGGTATTATCCCCTCAGTCTTGGACCATTACTGACCGCAGATCTTACCATACAGAATGGTAGAATAAGGGGTGACCTGGGTGGTACAGCTTAAGATTCATTTATCAGTCTCCCTTTCCacacaaaatacatataaaccCCTAGTAAAAGTCAGTATGCTTGATGCGCAAGTACAATTTCCAGATAACTCCACCAGCCACTCTGACTGATTAAATTGCCTTTCTTAATTAAGGCCCTCCTGTTAAAATTACACAACTACTCAACCATAAACTCTCACTTTATCAGAACCACACCTGGAAAGTGCTACAAGGGTGACTTGTTACTCTTCTCTCTGTATGGAGGCAGGTGCTTCTCCCAGCTATGGCCACTAATTTGCCATGTGACCTTGTCCTGTCGTCTATCCCAGTGCCTCCCATACCACCTTTCCATAAGCACTTGTTATGATTGCttttggatggatggaagaatcGACAAATGGGCAGCATCATAACTCTGgacctcagcttcttcatctacACAACAGTACTAGGGAACATATATGGGAATTAATTGAAAATGCCATGGGTTTTTAGAAAGCATTCTGCGCCCAGTGATAATCATTAATATTGATTTCACACCATCTGCTGGTCCCTCTAGTCTATGGAGGAGACTAGTTATAGCACCTACCCCACTTCCTGAGGGAGGCAGGGCATAACAAATGTATTAGTGTAACAAAAACTGTTCTGAGATGGACAAATGAGAGCCAGGCTACTTCCTGGGAGGTGGTTGACAGGGGAAGGGTTGGTGATAAGGCAGTCAAGTTTTCAGTAACTTATAGTGTGGCAAAGGTAACAGTCCCAGACAAACTTTACCAGGGATTCCAGGTATCATCAGACACATCTTCCACCATAAGTCATTTCTTCAAGCATGTTTATTTAGGTGGGgccaaaagaaataacaaatggaaaattcaaaaacattCCTGTCTCTTCTCTCAGAAGGGAGAATGGAAGGAGGGCACAGactcctcattttataaatctaTTTATGTAGTGGCTGCATTTTCTCCAAGTATGTTCAAGGAACTGATAgaacttcttccttctttcccaacGTGGGTCATgttgaaacaaatataaattacattttagtgAAGGAAGATTTAGGAGCCATGCTGATAGCATCTGTGAGAGATAAGGGAAGGCAAGTTAAGAATGCAGTGAAGTGCCACCTGTAGCCCTTCCCTGTGGGTGGTTCTGGCCGGTTTACTCAGTAATAACCCCCAGCACCTTCTGCCTTAGGGCCAGCAGGCAATCCACATACACCCTCACATAGGTAGGTGTATCCTGCTTTGGGGAGACCACCATATCAAAATCAAGTCTTGACAGGAAAGATAAATTTATGAGACGGATTTTGTAAAACTCTTCAATGTAAAGCTTGccctttttacttaattttttttttttttttttttttttttttttttttttttttttagtttacaaaaAGGGCTTCTCTTTGGGTAGGATTTCTTTAACTAGCTAAATTTATATCCTCCCCCAGTGTGGTTTGAAAGTATGATTGAACTGGATAAAAATGTGGGTTTTCTAACAATGTTTCAGGGAAAATTATGAACCTGGTCTGGAAAGACTGTGTTTCAAATACTCTGTGTTTTCTTGCCAGAGCCTTATAGCTCCCCCAGACCatatactattttaaaactataaagtcCCCAAAAACTATCTGAAGGGATGGCCTTGTTCAGCAATGCTGATTCTACTTCAATAATGTTATTCAACACTGGTATTCTactttgtaataaaataatagtaatccaAGCTGTGGATGTTCATTAAAGAACATCTTTTCTGGTTCACTTCTTTGTTCCTCTGCCTATTCTGTTGTTTCTGTGCAGTAGTTCCGGGTTTATTGGTGTTAAAGAGTGTGTCTGGATTTCTTCTCTTAGATTGGTCGCTTGGTTATTGGGCAGAATGGGATCCTCTCTACCCCTGCTGTATCCTGCATCATTAGAAAGATCAAAGCCATTGGTGGGATCATTCTGACAGCCAGCCACAACCCGGGAGGGCCCAATGGAGATTTTGGAATCAAATTTAATATTTCCAATGGAGGTGAGTTTGCTGTCCTTTCGAAGAATAGTCCATTTATGTTCATTAGGATAAACCAATAACCAAGGCCTTGGAAGGCCAGCGTTCTGGTTCTGATCCTTAACAAGGGggttctttgtttcattttggtgaaAGTGGAATGCTTCTCATCCTGTCGTCCCTGAATATGAGAAACCATGCACAAATCATCATTaacatggtatttttcttttagacaATTTTGATACTTTGCTGTCTAAATGATGAAATGGCAAATGTGTGAGTGAAGAGGAGTTGACGAGCTCtgtgttctttgtattttcacgTCAGTCCCACAAAATGACCCCATGGTTCGCTGTTTGATTTCCAGGTCCTGCTCCAGAAGCAATAACTGATAAAATCTTCCAAATCAGCAAGACAATTGAAGAATATGCAATTTGCCCTGACCTGAAAATAGACCTTGGAGTTCTGGGAAAGCAGCAGTTTGACCTGGAAAACAAGTTCAAACCATTCACAGGCATGTTGACTTTCCTCCCCTCTTGCCCCCCTTATTTCCACCTTGAGCAGTTGGACTTTCAAAGTTTTAATAAAGTAGATCTTCAGTTTTGGAAAGACTGGTCACTAAGCTTTGCATGCATTATTTAGCAGGTCTGGAATGGGGTCTAGGAGCCTAGAGACCTGGGCTCTCTGGGCCCTACCAGGAATCAGCCGTGTGACTTTGTGTGCAGCATTTCCAACTTTCTAGGCCTTGCCTTCCATACCTATTAAATGAATAGCCTTGACTAGAAGACCTGTAAGATTACATTCATAGCTAACTTTTATTGAGCTTTTGTTACGTGCCAAACTCTCAACAAGCATTATCCCACTTTATTCTTAGAGAGCCCTGTGAAGGCAGCACTATCTGTATTCACTTTTTCCATATGAGGAAACAAAAGTTGAGAAGAGCTTACATCTCAGGCTCAAGGTCCTATAGTGAGTGAGTGGCAAACCAGATTCAGACTCAGGTGTGAAGGATTCCAAAGCCTGGGCTTTGATTCTTCATTTTTCCTGCCTTAATATTCAGTGAAATCAAAGTAAGCCATTCAGGGGGCTAAATTGAAACTCCCTGCATAGGCAGCAGGGGTAGAATGCCAAGGTATTAATAATTGTTGGAGTAAAGGTTTATAACATTGTTCATATCAACACAACAAGGGTGAGGTGGTTAGTAATGCAACTTACGTTTTGACTGTTCCAACGTGTACTCTCTCCTCTGGATTGCCATTTTATGGCAAACATTTCTTTGTTTGAACCTACCCATCGAGAGCTGGCAGTCGCGTCCTAACAAAGATAAAGCAGTGCCTTGGAACATCTTGAAGACATTCTTAGGGCTTGGAAAACACCAGTAGGAAATTTCTTAAACTcttaatgttttgaaaatgttcagATGTGCCCTGACATCCAACGAGGGCAGCAAGACTAAGTTCTTATATTTGTCTTACTCCTTTAGCAGTGCGTGTGAAAAGtggtttgttaaaaaaatttttttcttctttttaccatTAATAAGTCTTATGGCAGTGGGcctagaaaaaggaaagaaaagtgggccttacattttctgttatttatgaCACCAAAATACACTTCTCATGGTGATGGGCAAAGAGTCAATGTGGCAGCATAGCTGAGCTTCTAGCCAGGCAAACCCCTGTCCGAATCTCTTGTGTGCCCCATCCCAGCTGTGTGGGCAAGTTACTCAGCCTTTCAGAGTTTAAGCTTTCTCATCTTTTTGTCTATAAAATAGAACTAATAACATTTACCTCTCAGGAAAATGGTTGGTACTGAGTAAGAGATCATGTGACAGCCCGGGCACATTGGAACACATTCCTCGATAATTGTCCTTTTAAAATAGCTATTGTGGGTTTACAGCAGTAGAATCATTTCAGAGGATactatttctttgtgtgtttggcTCCCCCATCTTTTAATGTTGCTTGTTCTCACAGTGGAAATTGTGGACTCTGTGGAAGCTTATGCTACAATGCTGAGAAACATCTTTGATTTCAACGCACTGAAGGAACTGCTTTCTGGTCCAAACCGACTAAAGATTCGTATAGATGCCATGCATGGAGGTAAGGAGCcagttttcttcccttcccttctctcaaaGATATGGAGCTGCTTTTTACCTTGCATATCGTGATGCTTTAACAAGCCTTTTCTCAAGACTGTTTCAcggtttttattgattttctttaatgtttatttattcttgagagagagagagagagaggcagagtgtgagcaagggaggggcagagagagggagacacagaatccaaagcaggcttcaggctgtgagctgtcagcacagggcttgacgcagggctcgaactcatgaactgtgagatcatgacctgaactgaagttggacacttaaccaactgagccgcccctGTTTCATGGTTTTTAAATAGTGATTTTGCAACCATTTCAGAGCATTATtcacatagaagaaaatctaacTGTACACAGCAAAAATAGGAGAGACATTCCTCATGGTAAGGTAGTGTGAAGGTCAGAGTTTCCACATTAAGTATCAGGCCTTGAATAACATGCAACTGTTTTTGTGGACTCTTCCTTCCCCTCAGAAGATACCTTACATTCTTCCTGCACACCCCCATCTATTCCAAGGGGGAGGTATCATTTGCTAGATGAAGTAAACATGCTTGTGAGTCCCATACCACTCAGCTGCCCCCACATGTACCTTTTCTTAGAAGAGCAGAGCCTACAAGAGCAAGCTGAGGATTAAATTCCAGAACAACAGTTGGgtatctctccctcttcttcctctctgggtGCATGGCCAGGTCAGCAGAGATAGCAGCCATCATTGTGAATCAGAACCATGAAACTTTCTCACATGTTGGAATATGGGAATTCCAAGCacttaggttgtttatttgttttgtaataaatttagaattttagaatctTTGAGTGGGAAGGATTTTCCCTAGTGGGGAAAACTTTCTGTCTGTGATTGAACCCTCTCAATGATGTTGTTCAGGGCCTCCTGTTACCCTGTAAAACCACAGAAAACCTTCTTCTGTggcagtcagttgagcatccaactcttgattcctgcTCAGATCGCAAgatcaagcccggcattgggctctgtgctggacatggagcctgcctaagattctctttccctttccccccgcccctcccccactcactctccttccccctttctctgtaaaacaaaaacaaaaaaccttcttTCAGTGGGCTGAAATCTTCTATCCCTGGAACTTTACTGTTGAGTCCTAGCTTGCCTCTGGAGTCTCACAGAATGGGTCTACTTCCTTATTTAGACAAAAGCTATTCTGTCTTTTCAAAGTATTCAACAAGTatgtattgagtacctactacatGTGTGCATAGGGGGGTGGTGGGCTGGGACTCAGCAGAAGACTTCCTTCAAAGAGCTTGCAATGCCTGGGGAGATGGGGTGGGTCAAAAACTACCGCCAGGCCAACAAAATGAGGGTTAGATAAAATTTCAAGTATTCTCTTTGGGGTGTGGAAGAAGGCATAACTTGACTAGCCGTATCAAGAAAGGTTTCCTGGAAGAAGTTGGCAACCAACTCTTTCATGAAAGAAGGATCTAGGGTAGTCATTTCCAGCTGAGGCAATGGCTGTAGCAAAGACATGAAGGCTTAAAAGATGTTATGTTAGAAAAATGGGGAGAATGGCTTAAGAATAGGctttatatgttaactaactgaagcttgaataaaaacttgaaataaaaaataaataaataaaaagaaagggctTGTGGTGGTAGATGGGGTAGGAAAAGCTGGTCATGAAGTATACTTCATTCTCCTGGCCATTCAGGTATTCCTTTAACGCCTCAGTTTCTATATCCTTCACCTCCCTGGCTGCCTTGACCTTTTTCTGTGGTGTGTCCATAATATCCTTAACATGTGGCCCCAATCACTGGAGAAGCATATTCTCCACTGTTCTGACCTCTGTGGCTTCTATGGGTGTCAGTACCTTCCTTGGTGAAAACACATTCTTAGCATATTAGAGATGAAGGTTCTTGGTAGTTGTATAAAATGTCACCATAAAAGTATGTGACcgtttttttcctgtggttggtagttctgtttttctttcttcttcgttttttttaatgttttatttatttttgagacagagagagatacagcatgagtgggggagaggcagagagacacacacacacacacacacacacacacacacacacacacacacacagagaatctgaaacaggctccaggctttgaggtgtcagcacagagcccgatgcagggctcgaactcgggaacaacgagatcatgacctaggctgaaatcggacgcttaaccaactgagccacccaggcacccctctttttgttgttgttgttgttgttattgttttggtttgtttgtgtttttaaccaGTTTGTCCTATAGCTGGATACAGTTGAGAGATTAGGGCTCTGAATCCCAGCTCCCACTCCTACTAGATATGTAAGTTTGGGCAAATGGCTTCATCTCAGaccagttttcttatctataaagtaGAGGTGATAATCATAATGCAAACATTTATAACCtacgtgccaggtactgttctcagggcttcatattttttaactcattgaatcctcacatcAGCCCTGTTAGGTAGCtactgttattatcctcattttgcagatagaGTAGATGGAGACAcacagagattaaataactttacCAAAGTTGTACAGTCAGTGATTAACTGAGCTGGGAGTTGAATCCACGCATTCTGATTCCAGAGTCCAAGCTCTTAAGCACTAAGCTCTACCACATTGtgagcttttttttgtttttgaaagagtgagaaaaTGGTTGCAAAGGGTTATAGTAGGGCCTTCATAGAAGTTAACTCCCCTCCCTTGCCCCATTCTCCTTCATCAACTAGCCCCACCTTTTCCAACCGAAtctctcattatttctttttgcaaaaCCTTCTACCCTAGTGAGTCTTACCGTTCCACTGGCCCCTGAATATAGTTTTCATGTTCTCATTGTCCATGCCATTCTCCTTAGaacacctccacctcctcccccagtcTTCTAATACTTTAATAAGTTCtattttctgattcttcatttcaCATTTTACGTAGTCGTGGGACCGTATGTGAAGAAGATCCTCTGCGAAGAACTCGGTGCCCCTGCGAACTCAGCAGTTAACTGTGTTCCTCTGGAAGACTTTGGAGGCCACCATCCTGACCCCAACCTCACTTACGCTGCTGACCTGGTGGAGACCATGAAGACAGGAGAGCACGACTTTGGGGCTGCTTTTGATGGAGATGGGGTGGGTACAAGTGCATTGAAGTGAACTCTGGTATAGGCCAGTACCCTTTGTTCCTACAAAGGAGGAAGAAGCAGGCTGCTTCTGTCAGGTCTTGTGGGCTCGGTGAATGAGTGATAGTCGAGGAGTCCTTATTGCACCATAGGGTCAGGGCTAAATTGTTAGAAGACCCTCTTGAACATAAATGAGTCCTTGAAATGTAACCCATGTGCTTAATTTTAGACATTCAGATTTTCTAAGAGTGGCAGGGTGATCAGGGCTCAGTTACAATGGAATGGTGCTTCATGAGCTGGTCTGGTTCTAGAAACCCATCCTAGGTTTATTCAATCCCTGGAAAGCATTTTGGTCTTATAATATATCCATTTGTTCATTCTCATTGGTTGAATGATAAAACTATAATGAGAGAATAAATCTTTTATTCCTCCTCTACAATTAATACTTTTACTAAGCAggctgttttatttactttggtgAATACATAGCAGACAAAGGATACATGTAATTTAAGTGGTTTTGTATTCTTGGTGTCTCAGAGAGAGGCACTACATGTATTTCCTtagctgaaaaaatatttttactgctcTTGTCCTTTAAATTCAGCTAGAATCCATTACTTCCTAAAAATCAAATTTCTCCAtatcaaaattttgaaaaatgaaaaggatcCCTGAAGAGACTATTTTGCAATGCATCTTTCTGCAGCAGTGTGTGATGAGAGTTTTTTCCTCCATATGCTGAGTTACTTGAGTATTTCCTGCATACCAGGCATCAAGGAAGTAGTGAAGGTGGCAGCATGTTTTGCTGGGTCCTGTATCCAATGGCGGGACCGTGATTTAGGTGCCCTTTCCTGAAGAAGTCTGCTTTGTTCCTCAAAAGATGTCTGGTAGACCCACCAAACTATGTGAATAGCcaacattttctctcttgtttcgatctcttctctcctctgggaGAGAGGTGATGGATTCCAGAGTTTGGAAGAGGTCTGGGAGGTTAAAGTCAGCTGGCCTCTGGAGGGAGAACAGAGTTTTTGTTCAGAAGGAGTTTGTGCATACACTTAATTGAaaacagttttagttttttgGCATGGGGATGCCTTTGGTGCAGTGGCACTGTATAGATCAGTTAGAAACAAAGTCCAGTGTTTAGAACCCAGTAGGAATAAAGGTAtcagttttaagttttataaattaGAGTTTTATTACCCTttcccattccctccctccccatgtAAGATTGCTTTTCCAGCAGTTTGATTAAAAGCTCTTCCTTTGAATCCCCCTTCTCTCAAAGGATCGAAACATGATTCTGGGCAAGCACGGGTTCTTTGTCAACCCGTCAGACTCCGTGGCTGTCATTGCTGCCAACATCTTCAGCATTCCGTATTTCCAGCAAACTGGGGTCCGAGGCTTTGCCCGCAGCATGCCCACCAGTGGGGCCCTGGACCGGTAGGTCTCTCCAGTCCCTTGGCCCTCACCAGGCTCTTCTGTGTCTGGAACTGTCTTCCTTCCCTTGCAGCCTGGGCATCTGATGCATAGTATGtgctaaatgtttgttttattaaatttttttaagttgaagtataattaatgtgCAATGTTTTGTTAGTTTCGGGTGGGCAACACATTGATAGAACAGTTTTGtatattactcaatgctcaccgCAATAAGTGTCatccccatctgtcaccatgcagtgTTATTATAGTAGTACTGACTAtagtccctatgctgtacttttcatctctgtgacttgtacctcttaatcccctttacctcttttaccatccccccaccaccctcccctatGGGAACCGCCAAtttgttctctctatttaagagtctctttgttttgtttttatattccagATATAAGTGTTTGTTTTATGAAGGAATGGGTGGGCTTTTTCTGGATTAGATatccccctctctgtgcttccttacTACACTGTACTTCTTCCATTCCAGCACTTACCACCCTGTTCTGATAGCTTGTTTGCTTGACTGTCTGCCCTGCTAGACTGTAAACTTCTACAGAGAAAAGACTGTCTTATTCTCTGTCCTAAACTTTGCCTGTCCATagtatgcctggcacatagtagaccaCACACGCCCCCATACAGACACCTTTTTAGGAAATGAACCACTGAATGTTAATGAAGAAATGCACAGATGGCAGCCCTGTTGTACCAAAGACATCGTTCTAGAGAATCATCACTGCCCTTTAGCAGGTGTGCACACAGTTAGAGTGAGAGAGCAATCTGAAATAAGATCAGTGTGTAAAGAAACATTCCCCATCCATCCCTGGCTGGATGCCCATCCATGCACAAACACAACAAATGTTCATTTATCCCAAATCCAAATAGATAGAAAGCTCAAATAgttaaagaaaattcaagaaaattcagTTTTCATGAGAAAGAAAGGACCCAGTGACAATAAACACTTGATATCTCtgatttgcttatttgtttatctatttattacaTATCCCCTCATTTACAAAGGCTTTAAGGTGGCTTGCGAGATCACAtctaaaacaattgaaaaatataagaaataataaatgaggacTAGGAAGAATGTTAATTAGAACATGTTAGATGCCCAGCAaatgtttgcagaatgaatgGGTAAGGAATGAGTGACTGAATAAAAGGTCAAGgtcagagaagaaagcagaatgGATACATCTAGGTTCTTACAGTAAtaactagtatttattgaacattgcCTTGTGTGAGAca belongs to Panthera tigris isolate Pti1 chromosome C1, P.tigris_Pti1_mat1.1, whole genome shotgun sequence and includes:
- the PGM1 gene encoding phosphoglucomutase-1 isoform X2 — its product is MSDFDEWISGKYRKMEEGPLPLLTFATAPYYDQKPGTSGLRKKTYCFEAKPCYLENFIQSLFFSIDLKDRQGSSLVVGGDGRYFNKSAIETIVQMAAANGIGRLVIGQNGILSTPAVSCIIRKIKAIGGIILTASHNPGGPNGDFGIKFNISNGGPAPEAITDKIFQISKTIEEYAICPDLKIDLGVLGKQQFDLENKFKPFTVEIVDSVEAYATMLRNIFDFNALKELLSGPNRLKIRIDAMHGVVGPYVKKILCEELGAPANSAVNCVPLEDFGGHHPDPNLTYAADLVETMKTGEHDFGAAFDGDGDRNMILGKHGFFVNPSDSVAVIAANIFSIPYFQQTGVRGFARSMPTSGALDRVANATKIALYETPTGWKFFGNLMDASKLSLCGEESFGTGSDHIREKDGLWAVLAWLSILATRKQSVEDILKDHWQKYGRNFFTRYDYEEVEAEGANKMMKDLEALISDRSFVGKQFPVGDKVYTVEKIDNFEYSDPVDGSISRNQGLRLIFADGSRIIFRLSGTGSAGATVRLYIDSYEKDIAKIYQDPQVMLAPLISIALKVSQLQERTGRTAPTVIT